The Paracoccus sp. MBLB3053 genome contains the following window.
AGAACACGATGACAAGAATGATCCCGATGAACGAGGTGATCGACGAAAGCGGCATCTTGTCGAACATGACGAACAGCTGCAGCGGCAGGTCCGCATCCTGAACGGCGGTATAGCCGTCACGCACGACCTGGCTGATCGCCGTGCCACCAAAGATCGACATCCAGATCACGCAGACGAGCGACGGCACGAGCAGGACGCTGATGATGAATTCCCGCACGGTCCGACCGCGAGAAACCCGTGCGATGAACATACCGACGAAAGGTGACCAGGAAATCCACCAGGCCCAATAGAACGATGTCCAGCCCTGCATGAAGTTCAGGTCGTCGCGGCCGACCGGATTGGAAAGTGCCGGCAGATACTTGAAATAGGCCATGAGAAAGCTTCCCATATCCGTGACAAGCAGCATGGTCGGTCCGACGAAAAGCACGAACAGCAACAACACCAGGGCAAGCCCCATATTGATCTCGGAGAGCAGCTTTACCCCCGCTTCCAGACCCCGGATAACCGAGAAAAGCGCGATCGCAGTAATGACCACGATCAGGATCACTTGCATGTTCTCGCTCACCGGCATGCCGAAGATCTTGTTGAAGCCCGCATTTGCTTGCGCGGCACCCAGGCCCAGCGACGTCGCGAGACCGAAGAGCGTGGCAAGCACCGCCAGGATGTCGATCAGATGGCCCGGCCATCCCCAGACGCGTTCCCCGAAGATCGGATAGAAGGCCGAGCGAATGGTCAGCGGGAGCCCCTTGTTATAGGTGAAAAGCGCAAGGCTAAGACCCACCACCGCATAGATCGCCCATGGATGAAGGGCCCAGTGAAAGATCGAGGCCGCCATACCCAGACGAACCGCTTCGTCCTGGTTCGGTGCCGCGCCCAGCGGAGCCCAGTCACTGCGCACGCCCGCGTCTCCGATGGACGTGCCGCCCATGGATGATGAGAAATGGCTGAGCGGTTCCGAGACGCCGTAAAACATCAGCCCGATGCCCATCCCCGCCGCGAACAGCATCGAGAACCAGCTTGCATATCCGAAATCCGGCACCGCATCGCGGCCGCCAAGCCGAACCTTGCCATAGGGGCTCAACACCAGGACGAGGCAAAGAATGACAAATACATCGGCTGCGCCAATGAAGAACCAGTCGAAGCCGCTGGTTACGGTCGAGAAAAGAGCCTGAAACAGGTTGCTAGCAAGATCGGGCATCGCCAGCGTGAAGATCACCAGAATAATGACGCTGACCGCCGATATTCCGAAGACCGGGTTGTGAATGTCGAACCCGAACGGGCCGAAATATCCTTCGACGTTGTCCCGGCCGATCTTGTAATCCGTCTGGATCACACTTTCGGCCGGAGGCGTATGATCAGGCGCATCCGTGCCGCCTG
Protein-coding sequences here:
- a CDS encoding BCCT family transporter — encoded protein: METGGTDAPDHTPPAESVIQTDYKIGRDNVEGYFGPFGFDIHNPVFGISAVSVIILVIFTLAMPDLASNLFQALFSTVTSGFDWFFIGAADVFVILCLVLVLSPYGKVRLGGRDAVPDFGYASWFSMLFAAGMGIGLMFYGVSEPLSHFSSSMGGTSIGDAGVRSDWAPLGAAPNQDEAVRLGMAASIFHWALHPWAIYAVVGLSLALFTYNKGLPLTIRSAFYPIFGERVWGWPGHLIDILAVLATLFGLATSLGLGAAQANAGFNKIFGMPVSENMQVILIVVITAIALFSVIRGLEAGVKLLSEINMGLALVLLLFVLFVGPTMLLVTDMGSFLMAYFKYLPALSNPVGRDDLNFMQGWTSFYWAWWISWSPFVGMFIARVSRGRTVREFIISVLLVPSLVCVIWMSIFGGTAISQVVRDGYTAVQDADLPLQLFVMFDKMPLSSITSFIGIILVIVFFVTSSDSGSLVIDTITAGGKVNAPVPQRVFWCVFEGVIAIVLLLSAGGLKSLQSMVISTGLPFTIVLLVMCVAIVRGLASEPR